Proteins from one Ketobacter alkanivorans genomic window:
- a CDS encoding Hsp70 family protein translates to MSDGARYSVGIDLGTTNSVLSFVDLAADGDSPEQQVLAIDQLTQPGVVEARNQLPSFMYQAHAAEVSATELSLPWGQSGTQIVGYGARYLGAKTPLRLVASAKSWLCHGGVDRRSDFLPLDAPEEVVKTSPLAASAAYLAHLQSAWNQRFPQHPLEQQDITLTVPASFDPAARDLTAEAARAVGLQRLTLLEEPQAALYSWLKNSGDAWREQVKVGDIVLVVDVGGGTTDLSLVAVTEEQGNLVLNRVAVGDHILLGGDNMDLALAYRVKAKLEAEGKSLQPWQLQALTHGCRDAKEALLGEADVQSVPLVVPSRGSKMLGSTLRTELTREEVEQTLVDGFFPVTEVHQHPRQMPRGALTRMGLPYAQDAGITRHLAAFLCRQSNAAQDFFGSAQTFIKPTAILLNGGVLKAPKLSQRLLSVINGWLQQEGAEPARLLDGADLDLAVASGAAYYGYVRQGHGVRIRGGLASAYYVGIESAMPAVPGMPPPIQALCVAPFGMEEGTHTEPSSQEFGLVVGEPVYFSFFGSTVRRDDSAGVLLDHWNDSELEELPPIQASLPVEGRQPGEVVAVRLAARVSELGTLCLEAIPRDGEQRWQVEFEVRDNA, encoded by the coding sequence ATGAGTGACGGTGCACGGTACAGCGTGGGCATCGACCTGGGTACCACCAACAGCGTGTTGTCGTTTGTTGATTTGGCCGCCGATGGGGACTCACCCGAACAGCAGGTGTTGGCGATTGATCAGCTGACCCAACCCGGCGTAGTGGAAGCCCGAAATCAGTTGCCTTCGTTTATGTATCAGGCCCACGCAGCCGAAGTGTCTGCTACAGAGCTGTCGTTGCCCTGGGGGCAAAGCGGTACACAGATCGTCGGTTACGGAGCGCGCTATCTGGGTGCCAAAACGCCGCTGCGATTGGTTGCCAGTGCCAAAAGCTGGTTGTGTCATGGGGGCGTGGATCGTCGTTCTGACTTTCTGCCTCTGGATGCACCGGAGGAGGTAGTAAAGACCTCGCCGCTGGCAGCATCAGCCGCCTACCTTGCCCATTTGCAGTCCGCGTGGAATCAGCGCTTCCCTCAGCATCCACTGGAGCAACAGGATATTACCCTAACCGTGCCGGCCTCGTTTGACCCTGCGGCCCGTGACCTGACCGCAGAGGCCGCGCGCGCGGTCGGTTTGCAGCGATTAACCTTGCTGGAGGAGCCTCAGGCGGCCCTGTACAGTTGGCTAAAAAACAGCGGTGATGCCTGGCGCGAGCAGGTCAAAGTGGGTGACATTGTGCTGGTGGTGGACGTCGGCGGCGGCACCACGGATCTTTCGCTGGTGGCCGTGACCGAAGAGCAAGGAAATCTGGTTTTGAATCGTGTCGCAGTGGGAGACCATATCCTGCTGGGAGGCGACAATATGGATCTGGCGTTAGCCTATCGGGTTAAAGCCAAGCTGGAGGCAGAGGGAAAATCCCTGCAACCCTGGCAACTTCAGGCGCTTACCCACGGTTGCCGAGATGCCAAAGAAGCGTTGTTGGGCGAGGCGGATGTGCAATCCGTGCCCTTGGTGGTGCCCAGTAGGGGCTCCAAGATGCTGGGCAGCACCCTACGCACAGAACTGACTCGGGAGGAAGTGGAGCAGACACTGGTCGATGGCTTCTTTCCTGTGACCGAGGTTCACCAGCATCCACGACAAATGCCCCGTGGAGCGCTAACCCGGATGGGTTTGCCCTACGCGCAGGACGCCGGTATTACCCGCCATTTGGCCGCGTTTCTTTGCCGCCAGTCCAATGCCGCCCAGGACTTTTTCGGCAGTGCGCAAACATTCATTAAGCCCACGGCCATTTTGCTCAACGGCGGCGTGTTGAAAGCACCTAAGCTGTCCCAGCGTTTGCTGTCAGTGATTAACGGCTGGTTGCAACAGGAAGGCGCTGAGCCTGCCCGTTTGCTCGACGGCGCCGATCTCGATCTGGCGGTGGCCAGCGGGGCGGCCTATTACGGTTACGTAAGACAGGGCCACGGGGTGCGTATTCGGGGTGGTCTGGCCAGTGCTTATTACGTGGGTATAGAAAGCGCCATGCCCGCAGTGCCTGGCATGCCGCCACCGATTCAGGCTTTGTGTGTAGCACCTTTTGGTATGGAGGAGGGGACACACACCGAACCCAGTTCGCAGGAGTTTGGTCTGGTGGTGGGGGAGCCGGTTTACTTTAGCTTTTTCGGTTCCACCGTGCGTCGGGATGACAGCGCTGGCGTGCTGTTGGATCATTGGAACGACTCCGAGTTGGAAGAGCTGCCGCCGATTCAGGCCTCTTTGCCCGTTGAGGGTCGTCAACCCGGCGAAGTCGTAGCGGTTCGCCTGGCTGCACGGGTAAGTGAGCTGGGTACGTTGTGCCTGGAAGCGATTCCCCGTGATGGAGAGCAGCGTTGGCAGGTGGAGTTTGAAGTGCGGGATAACGCATAG
- a CDS encoding DUF2760 domain-containing protein, producing MEFNPVMPATIDVLHLILGAVALILLVVAVIRGSGKKVAVSEPEAVVASEHKPAQSPQPEPQPTLKSKDPESALQLLGLLQQEARFIDFLNEDLTGFSDAEIGAVSRVVHEGSKKLLDQYFVLEPVRSEDEESRVTLEAGFNPAENRVTGNVVGEPPFNGVLVHRGWRALKSELPKLAQGHDPRIIAPAEVEL from the coding sequence ATGGAGTTCAATCCTGTAATGCCAGCCACCATTGATGTTTTGCACCTGATTCTGGGCGCAGTGGCGCTGATACTGCTAGTGGTTGCTGTGATCCGTGGGTCTGGCAAGAAAGTGGCTGTGTCTGAGCCTGAAGCAGTGGTAGCTTCAGAGCATAAACCTGCACAGAGCCCGCAACCTGAGCCACAGCCCACGCTGAAATCCAAGGATCCTGAGTCTGCGTTGCAATTGTTGGGTTTGCTGCAGCAGGAGGCGCGTTTTATTGATTTTCTGAATGAGGATTTGACCGGTTTCAGTGATGCGGAGATCGGAGCTGTATCCCGCGTGGTGCATGAGGGCAGCAAAAAGTTGCTGGATCAGTATTTTGTGCTGGAGCCAGTGCGCAGTGAAGATGAAGAAAGCCGAGTGACGCTGGAGGCAGGTTTTAACCCCGCAGAAAATCGTGTTACCGGCAATGTGGTTGGTGAGCCACCATTTAACGGCGTTCTGGTGCATCGGGGCTGGCGTGCGCTTAAGTCGGAGTTGCCCAAACTGGCCCAGGGGCATGACCCCCGCATCATTGCACCGGCTGAGGTAGAGCTATGA
- the htpX gene encoding protease HtpX, which yields MMRILLFLGTNLAVLAVASITLSLLGVPGYLQQSGTNLDLQSLLIFCAVFGFGGSFVSLFLSKRMAKWSSRAQVITQPRNQAEQWLLETVNDLSTKAGIKMPEVAIFPSQVSNAFATGWNKNAALVAVSEGLLRRFDREEVRAVLAHEIGHVANGDMVTLSLIQGVMNTFVMFFARIAAFIIDQFFRNNEGEGGLGMFGHMAVVFLFDMIFGVLASIVVMKFSRWREFRADEAGADLAGRGAMIRALQRLKAEMEMPNDLPDTMVAFGIRNSKMASLFSSHPPLDARIAALSNR from the coding sequence ATGATGCGCATATTGTTGTTCCTTGGTACGAACCTGGCCGTGCTTGCCGTCGCCAGTATTACCTTAAGCCTGTTAGGGGTACCTGGTTACCTGCAACAGAGTGGTACAAACCTGGATCTGCAATCACTGCTTATTTTCTGTGCAGTTTTCGGCTTTGGTGGATCATTTGTTTCCCTGTTCTTGTCCAAGCGTATGGCCAAGTGGAGTTCACGGGCTCAGGTAATCACCCAGCCCCGTAACCAAGCCGAACAGTGGCTGCTTGAAACGGTTAACGATCTGTCCACCAAGGCTGGCATCAAAATGCCGGAAGTGGCGATCTTCCCATCCCAGGTGTCCAACGCATTCGCTACCGGCTGGAACAAAAATGCCGCCCTGGTAGCGGTAAGTGAAGGCCTGCTGCGCCGCTTTGACCGTGAAGAAGTCCGGGCTGTGCTGGCCCACGAAATTGGCCACGTGGCCAATGGCGATATGGTGACCTTGTCGCTGATCCAGGGTGTAATGAACACTTTCGTCATGTTCTTTGCCCGCATTGCTGCTTTTATAATCGACCAGTTCTTCCGCAACAATGAAGGCGAAGGCGGCTTGGGTATGTTTGGCCATATGGCCGTGGTGTTCCTGTTCGATATGATCTTTGGGGTACTGGCCAGCATCGTGGTCATGAAATTCTCCCGCTGGAGAGAGTTCCGCGCCGATGAAGCCGGTGCTGACCTGGCCGGCAGAGGTGCAATGATCCGCGCCCTGCAGCGCCTGAAAGCAGAGATGGAAATGCCCAACGACCTGCCTGATACCATGGTGGCCTTCGGTATTCGTAATTCCAAGATGGCATCACTGTTCTCCTCCCACCCACCGCTGGATGCCCGTATCGCTGCACTCAGCAATCGGTAA
- a CDS encoding MFS transporter — MKQLFERIHHHLIPPGDARESPLDITDHAHQHQKHSFGVHVVTLSLTKSADTLADVKLILPWLLGSLGAPAAFIGWLVPLRESLSLLPQLFISAWTQQYPRRKFLWCIGSFLSGLCMVAMGAMPLLGFKGESAGLAILILLALSSLARCLCSIVIKDVKGKTIDKQLRGRVGGYATSVAGVVGIAFALGLMFNWLGDANIQALAVLLILAGIAWLLATLCYLWVPELPDTDRTVLPQSIRGSLSPFQALLQDRHFIHFLITRTLFISTALVAPFYVILANRYSAGDLTALGTLLLLTGMANLISGSVWGKLSDRSSRWTLVLAGSICGLLSLLVCAGLYWQLAFATSEWWYGAVIFTLYIGHAGVRLGRSTYLVDMANAENRANMVALCNTLIGIVLLLVGSAFALISRSSVEMAIIALGSTSLLAAVMAWKLPEVTHQPSTGYNTASS, encoded by the coding sequence GTGAAACAACTCTTCGAGCGCATTCACCACCACCTGATTCCGCCCGGCGACGCCAGAGAATCCCCTCTCGACATCACAGATCACGCCCATCAACATCAAAAGCACAGTTTTGGTGTGCATGTGGTAACCCTCAGCCTAACCAAATCCGCAGATACGCTGGCAGATGTCAAACTGATCCTGCCCTGGCTGCTGGGATCATTAGGTGCCCCTGCCGCATTCATTGGCTGGCTGGTGCCGTTAAGGGAATCCCTGTCGCTGCTGCCGCAACTGTTTATTTCTGCCTGGACCCAGCAATACCCGCGCCGCAAATTCCTGTGGTGCATTGGCAGCTTCCTCAGCGGGCTGTGTATGGTGGCCATGGGCGCAATGCCATTGTTGGGTTTTAAAGGTGAATCCGCAGGGTTGGCAATATTGATTCTGTTAGCGCTATCCAGTCTGGCACGCTGCCTGTGCTCCATCGTCATCAAAGATGTGAAGGGCAAGACCATCGACAAGCAACTGCGGGGCCGTGTTGGTGGCTATGCTACCTCTGTGGCCGGTGTGGTGGGGATCGCCTTTGCCCTGGGGCTGATGTTCAATTGGTTGGGAGATGCCAATATCCAGGCGCTCGCGGTGTTGCTGATTCTGGCTGGCATTGCATGGCTGCTGGCCACCCTCTGCTACCTCTGGGTACCGGAGCTGCCGGATACTGATCGAACTGTTCTGCCCCAGAGCATTCGCGGCAGTCTGAGTCCATTCCAAGCGCTGCTGCAAGATCGCCATTTCATCCATTTTCTCATCACGCGCACGCTCTTTATCAGCACTGCGCTGGTGGCACCATTCTATGTGATTCTTGCAAACCGCTATAGTGCCGGTGATCTCACCGCCCTCGGCACCCTGTTATTGCTGACCGGTATGGCCAACCTTATCAGCGGCAGTGTCTGGGGCAAATTATCGGATCGCTCCAGCCGCTGGACACTGGTTCTGGCCGGTAGCATATGCGGGCTGCTATCACTTTTGGTCTGCGCCGGGCTTTACTGGCAACTGGCCTTTGCCACATCTGAATGGTGGTATGGCGCAGTCATCTTCACGTTGTATATTGGCCACGCTGGCGTGAGACTGGGAAGATCCACCTACCTGGTGGACATGGCCAATGCCGAAAACCGCGCCAATATGGTCGCGCTCTGCAACACACTCATTGGCATCGTATTACTGCTGGTTGGATCGGCCTTTGCGTTAATAAGTCGATCCAGTGTTGAAATGGCGATTATAGCCCTCGGCTCCACCTCGCTACTGGCCGCTGTCATGGCTTGGAAACTGCCGGAAGTGACCCATCAGCCCTCCACGGGATACAACACTGCATCCTCATAA
- a CDS encoding ATP-NAD kinase family protein has product MNRIKIGLIINPMAGIGGAVGLKGSDGEAIVDEALHRGAIPRALQRVGIFLQELKPYAHYIQWFCWGGAMGEDSLQEAGFAHTVCGQCQDVTAAADTRESARALQQRGVDLIVFAGGDGTARDIHRAVGTTIPVLGVPAGVKIHSGVYAVHAKGAAEIVIKMIQGELVSVAQMEVRDIDEEAFRHGQVRASHFGELLVPAEERYLQHVKCGGKEVEAIALQEMAAHIIDDLEDDWLYILGPGTTTRAITDELGLEKTLLGVDLMLNHEIVQLDATEQDILHWLNQYPARIIVTLIGGQGHIFGRGNHQISPLVIRKVGRQQITIVATKTKLKEMAGRPLLVDTWDAELNQQLNGYMPVITGYEDAVLYPVEG; this is encoded by the coding sequence ATGAACCGGATCAAAATCGGTCTGATTATAAATCCCATGGCGGGAATCGGTGGCGCTGTGGGCCTGAAAGGCAGCGACGGCGAGGCCATCGTGGACGAAGCGTTGCATCGGGGCGCTATTCCCCGGGCGTTGCAAAGGGTGGGTATTTTCCTGCAGGAGCTGAAACCCTATGCGCACTACATCCAGTGGTTCTGCTGGGGCGGTGCTATGGGGGAAGACAGCCTGCAGGAAGCGGGTTTTGCTCATACAGTGTGTGGGCAGTGCCAGGATGTGACCGCAGCCGCCGATACGCGGGAATCTGCCCGTGCCTTACAGCAACGAGGAGTGGATCTGATTGTATTTGCAGGCGGGGATGGCACAGCCCGAGATATTCATCGCGCGGTGGGCACCACCATACCGGTGCTAGGGGTGCCTGCCGGGGTGAAAATTCATTCCGGCGTTTACGCGGTACATGCCAAAGGGGCTGCAGAGATTGTCATTAAGATGATTCAGGGTGAGCTGGTCAGTGTGGCCCAGATGGAGGTGCGGGACATCGATGAGGAAGCCTTTCGTCATGGGCAGGTGCGTGCCAGCCACTTTGGTGAGCTACTGGTGCCTGCGGAGGAGCGTTATCTGCAGCATGTAAAATGTGGCGGTAAGGAAGTGGAGGCCATCGCGTTGCAGGAAATGGCGGCTCACATCATTGATGATTTAGAGGATGACTGGCTCTATATCCTAGGCCCGGGCACCACTACCCGTGCAATTACAGATGAATTGGGCCTGGAGAAGACTCTGTTGGGTGTGGATTTGATGCTGAATCACGAAATTGTGCAGTTGGATGCCACAGAGCAGGATATTCTGCATTGGTTGAACCAGTATCCTGCTCGCATTATCGTGACGTTGATTGGCGGTCAGGGTCATATTTTCGGGCGTGGTAATCATCAGATCAGCCCCTTGGTTATTCGTAAAGTGGGGCGCCAGCAGATCACCATTGTGGCCACTAAAACCAAACTTAAAGAGATGGCAGGCCGACCACTGCTGGTGGATACCTGGGATGCGGAGCTGAACCAGCAACTCAACGGGTATATGCCGGTTATCACAGGTTATGAGGATGCAGTGTTGTATCCCGTGGAGGGCTGA
- a CDS encoding DUF6962 family protein encodes MLISLNYAIFALAIALSLDLFRRARRYREAAIHMALFAIAALLGGFAHHMEAEQMLVHRWIHEANNLLPAHSQAGSYHSIYLRMWLATFFAIGLTEYYFMRIFLHPLAERYGLGWVKGALVASLVAFCCASLVISQYSLVVMFHLFTHVLVIGFSLYLIYAKGLKLFWQLIFLVTLNLAAGGVWSLMALGELPTGPLHYNDWYHIIILVFLLYLHRVLTKGRLVDTLASLQPEPTTASKQLTPSTSPMPAVD; translated from the coding sequence ATGCTGATTTCGCTGAATTACGCTATTTTCGCCCTCGCCATCGCCTTAAGCCTGGATCTGTTTCGCCGCGCCCGGCGCTATCGGGAGGCAGCCATTCATATGGCCCTGTTCGCCATCGCCGCCCTGTTAGGTGGCTTTGCCCACCATATGGAGGCAGAACAGATGCTGGTGCACCGCTGGATTCACGAAGCAAACAATCTGCTGCCAGCGCACTCACAAGCTGGCTCCTATCACAGCATTTACTTGCGGATGTGGTTGGCCACATTCTTTGCCATCGGCCTGACTGAATATTATTTTATGCGGATATTTCTGCACCCGCTGGCAGAACGCTACGGGCTGGGCTGGGTGAAAGGCGCTCTGGTGGCGTCACTGGTTGCTTTCTGCTGCGCGTCATTGGTGATCAGCCAGTATTCACTGGTGGTTATGTTCCATCTGTTTACCCATGTCCTGGTGATTGGGTTTTCTCTCTATCTGATTTACGCCAAGGGGCTGAAACTGTTTTGGCAGCTGATCTTTCTGGTGACTCTGAATCTGGCCGCAGGTGGCGTTTGGTCATTAATGGCATTGGGCGAACTGCCCACCGGCCCCCTGCATTACAACGACTGGTACCACATCATTATTCTGGTATTTTTGCTTTACCTGCATCGTGTACTGACTAAAGGCAGACTGGTGGATACATTGGCAAGCCTGCAACCAGAGCCAACAACAGCCTCCAAACAACTTACTCCATCAACAAGCCCAATGCCTGCAGTCGATTGA
- a CDS encoding 4-phosphoerythronate dehydrogenase, with protein sequence MKIVVDENIPMAQRCFGQLAEVVAVPGRDMDPALLKDADALVVRSITKVNEALLSGSSVKFVGTATIGVDHIDQAWLAANNIAFTSAPGCNARSVVEYVVAALMELEVIRDFKLDGKSIGIVGVGNVGSRLRAVCQSLGLKVLACDPLRQAAGETGLVSSDEAWQADIVTLHVPYSMDGPHATHHLADFQRISDMVQGGVLINTSRGSVVNNMGLSRALDQRYDLSVILDVWEGEPFVNIELANQVDIATPHIAGYSYDGKVRGTWMIYQALCQHFGVEACLTEAELIDRKLNLILDTRPDQAASPSCARDIVSRIYDIREDDLGLRTSLQLSREKRAFGFDALRKHYRVRREFPTVVLRGIDYLQSVMNESEFNRLQALGLLME encoded by the coding sequence ATGAAAATCGTAGTGGATGAAAACATTCCCATGGCGCAACGCTGCTTCGGTCAGCTCGCTGAAGTGGTTGCCGTGCCGGGTCGAGATATGGATCCTGCGCTACTGAAAGATGCCGATGCACTGGTGGTTCGTTCTATCACTAAAGTGAACGAGGCCCTGTTGTCGGGATCGAGTGTGAAATTTGTGGGAACAGCCACCATTGGTGTGGATCATATTGATCAGGCCTGGCTTGCTGCCAATAACATAGCCTTTACCAGTGCCCCTGGCTGTAATGCCCGCTCGGTGGTGGAGTATGTAGTGGCGGCGCTAATGGAATTGGAAGTCATTCGCGATTTCAAACTGGATGGCAAATCCATCGGGATTGTCGGTGTCGGTAATGTGGGGTCGCGCTTGCGTGCCGTGTGCCAGTCGTTGGGTCTGAAGGTGCTGGCATGCGATCCGTTGCGACAGGCAGCGGGTGAAACCGGGTTAGTCAGCAGCGATGAAGCCTGGCAAGCTGATATCGTGACGCTGCATGTGCCCTATAGCATGGACGGCCCTCACGCCACCCATCATCTGGCTGATTTTCAGCGCATCAGCGATATGGTGCAGGGGGGCGTACTGATCAATACATCCCGTGGCTCGGTGGTGAATAATATGGGGTTAAGTCGCGCGCTGGATCAACGTTATGACCTATCGGTTATTTTGGATGTGTGGGAGGGGGAACCTTTCGTTAACATCGAGCTGGCCAATCAGGTTGATATTGCCACACCGCATATTGCCGGTTACAGCTACGATGGCAAAGTGAGAGGCACCTGGATGATATATCAGGCTTTGTGCCAGCATTTCGGTGTGGAGGCATGCCTGACGGAGGCAGAGCTGATTGACCGCAAACTGAATCTGATTTTGGATACGCGGCCGGATCAGGCGGCCTCGCCAAGCTGCGCCCGTGACATCGTATCGCGCATTTACGATATTCGTGAAGATGACTTGGGGTTGCGCACCAGCCTGCAGTTATCCCGAGAAAAACGTGCATTCGGGTTTGATGCCCTACGCAAGCATTATCGGGTGCGACGCGAGTTCCCCACGGTGGTTCTGCGGGGTATTGATTACCTGCAGTCGGTGATGAATGAATCCGAGTTCAATCGACTGCAGGCATTGGGCTTGTTGATGGAGTAA
- a CDS encoding fructosamine kinase family protein, whose amino-acid sequence MDKRLLPQRKLAEAKSMRRALLEQLDRLMALIPGAMKGYAPDPVLLHGDLWSGNMAVDAQGKPTLFDPAVYFGDAETDLAMTRMFGAPGEAFYDAYHHAIAVREGHVLRRNLYDLYHWLNHFNLFGVIYLGQVESALNAALAELG is encoded by the coding sequence GTGGATAAGCGTCTGTTGCCTCAACGCAAGTTGGCAGAGGCCAAGAGTATGCGGCGGGCGCTGCTTGAGCAATTAGATCGTTTGATGGCGTTGATCCCCGGCGCGATGAAAGGGTATGCGCCTGATCCGGTGTTATTGCATGGGGATCTGTGGAGCGGCAATATGGCAGTGGATGCCCAAGGAAAGCCAACCTTGTTTGATCCAGCGGTGTACTTCGGGGATGCCGAAACTGATTTGGCCATGACCCGTATGTTCGGTGCCCCCGGTGAGGCATTCTATGATGCGTACCACCATGCTATTGCGGTGCGGGAAGGGCATGTGCTGCGCCGTAACCTTTATGATCTTTACCATTGGTTGAACCACTTCAACCTGTTTGGTGTTATTTATTTGGGCCAGGTTGAATCAGCGTTGAATGCCGCACTGGCAGAACTCGGATGA
- a CDS encoding fructosamine kinase family protein, with amino-acid sequence MLRRPEADAILTWLAAELGCDYRTAEIRPSGAGCINATYEAYKPGLDSVFLKVGSIGQLDMYKKESLGLQWLACGMVVVLCG; translated from the coding sequence ATGCTTAGACGCCCCGAAGCAGATGCAATACTCACGTGGCTAGCGGCAGAGCTGGGATGCGATTACCGCACCGCCGAGATACGGCCTTCAGGTGCTGGCTGCATTAATGCGACTTATGAAGCCTATAAGCCGGGCTTGGATTCCGTGTTTTTGAAGGTGGGCTCAATTGGCCAGTTGGATATGTATAAAAAGGAGTCGCTGGGGTTGCAATGGTTGGCATGCGGAATGGTGGTCGTTTTATGTGGATAA